From the Ctenopharyngodon idella isolate HZGC_01 chromosome 3, HZGC01, whole genome shotgun sequence genome, one window contains:
- the LOC127509620 gene encoding uncharacterized protein LOC127509620, producing MDILRNMSNLELQVNIDGLPLYKSSATQFWPILGTVQNLVQEEPVTIGLFCGAGKPSSLDEYLQDFICEIKELGKGFEFEGVKLTLKITSMVCDAPARAFLKKVKGHTGYHGCEKCIQDGVYMENRMTFLKNRMTLRNDESFRNKTDSDHHHGTSPLEETSLDMISGFPLDYMHLVCLGVMRRLLLLLLRLGPLMCRLSGFQVSVLTERLVGAQKNVPMEFARKPRALREIDRWKATEFRQFLLYTGPVMLKDLLTTEVYKNFLLFFVGIFILSNNSLIGDHIDYANDILRLFVTHFGQLYGPKFLSYNVHCLVHLAEDAKHHGVLNNFSAFKYEDHLHKLKRLLRKPTCPLSQIVRRFSEMQRCSKEKEKNNPQLLRKLHTAGPLPESFQGASQYKEKKTCSYTLKLDQANSFVYIGGKVSKLQNIISVRDEIYVAYSTFNNHELFFDYPLPSSALGVHRVDDLSRTTNFCKLENIEGKAFLVPYDRYFVSVPLLHTQ from the coding sequence ATGGACATTCTGAGAAACATGAGCAATTTGGAGCTCCAAGTGAACATTGATGGTCTGCCTCTCTATAAGAGTTCAGCAACTCAATTCTGGCCTATTCTCGGAACTGTTCAAAACTTGGTGCAGGAGGAACCAGTGACAATAGGTTTATTTTGTGGTGCTGGTAAACCTAGCTCACTGGATGAGTATCTCCAAGACTTCATCTGTGAAATAAAAGAATTGGGTAAGGGTTTTGAATTTGAGGGAGTTAAGTTAACACTAAAGATTACCTCGATGGTTTGTGACGCACCTGCACGTGCATTTCTAAAAAAGGTCAAAGGACACACAGGCTACCATGGATGCGAAAAGTGCATTCAGGATGGCGTTTACATGGAGAATAGAATGACCTTCCTGAAGAATAGAATGACCTTAAGAAATGATGAGAGTTTCCGAAATAAAACCGATTCGGATCACCACCATGGCACCTCACCTCTGGAAGAAACCTCACTGGACATGATCTCTGGATTTCCCCTTGATTACATGCACCTTGTGTGCCTTGGAGTCATGAGGCGGCTGCTCCTCTTGTTGCTTCGGCTAGGTCCTCTCATGTGCAGGCTGTCAGGATTCCAAGTCTCTGTGCTGACAGAAAGGTTGGTTGGTGCCCAGAAAAATGTGCCCATGGAATTTGCACGCAAACCAAGGGCACTGAGGGAAATAGATCGATGGAAGGCGACTGAATTTAGACAATTTTTATTGTACACAGGCCCGGTTATGCTAAAAGATCTACTCACCACAGAGGTGTACAAAAACTTTCTGCTGTTTTTTGTTGGAATTTTCATCTTGAGCAATAACAGCCTAATTGGAGATCACATTGACTATGCCAATGATATTCTGCGACTATTTGTCACACACTTTGGACAGCTATACGGCCCCAAATTCCTGTCCTACAATGTTCACTGTCTTGTACATCTTGCAGAAGATGCAAAGCACCACGGCGTCCTCAACAACTTCAGCGCTTTCAAGTACGAGGACCACCTGCACAAGCTGAAGAGACTCCTGCGGAAACCTACATGTCCACTGAGTCAGATTGTAAGAAGGTTCTCTGAAATGCAAAGGTGCagcaaagaaaaagagaaaaacaacccACAGCTGCTCAGAAAACTACATACAGCTGGCCCTCTACCCGAATCTTTTCAAGGAGCTTCacagtacaaagaaaaaaaaacatgctcttACACTCTGAAACTGGACCAGGCTAACAGTTTTGTTTACATTGGCGGTAAAGTTTcaaaactgcaaaatataatttcagtgAGGGATGAAATTTATGTGGCCTACAGTACCTTCaacaatcatgaacttttttttgaCTATCCCCTTCCATCCTCGGCACTTGGTGTTCATCGAGTTGATGACCTCTCAAGAACAACTAATTTCTGCAAGCTGGAGAATATTGAGGGGAAAGCTTTCTTAGTTCCTTACGACCGTTATTTTGTTTCAGTTCCTCTTTTACACACACAATAA